In Planctomycetaceae bacterium, the sequence CGAAGACTACTGCACCCGCAAGGGCCTGGCCTGGTGTACCGACGAGTCCAACGCCAACACCGAACTGACGCGAAACTTCATCCGCCACGAACTGCTGCCGCTGCTGCGCACGAGGCTCAACCCTCAAGCCGACGAGGCGATCCTGCGACTGGCCGCCGAGGCCGCCAAGACCGAGCAGTACCTCGCCTCGCGCGCCCGCCGGGCGCTTGACGCGGCGATGTGGACGCGCGAGCCCAATCTCGTCGTCCTGGAACGCCTGCCGCTGAGCAAACGCTCGAGGCTGATCCAGCAGTACGCCCTCCGCATCGCCCTGGAAGACGCCGGCGTGCCGATGCAGACCGTCACCGCCGAACACATCAACGATCTCGTCGAGACCCTGCTGGGGCACGGGTCTGCCGTCATCTCCCTTCCAGGGCAGTTTACCGCCCGCCGGGAGAACGACTCGTTTATCATCCAGCATCGTCCCGACGAACCGCCCCAGCCGCCGCCGGCTGTCGCGCTGGCCTGCCCCGGGACGACCGCGCTGGCCGACGGGCGCGAGATCACCTGCTCGATCGAGCCGATGGATCCGGTCTCGTTCGAGATTCACTGCCACGACGCGCGGCCGGGCGTTGAACTGCTCGACGCCGGCAAGGTCCGCGGTCGTCTGATCTGCCGCCCCCGCCGCAGCGGCGACAGCTTTCGCCCGCTGGGGTGCGAGGGCAGCCAGAGCGTCAGCGACTTTCTGACGAACATCAAGGCCCTGCCCGCCGCCCGCGAGGGGCAGATCTGCATCTGCGACGATGAAGGCATCGTCGCTCTGGCGGGTTTTCGCATCGATCAGCGCGTCAGCATCGGCGATGACACGCGGCAGGTGCTGCGCATCGAAGTCTTGCGCCCTTAGCTTAACAGGAGTTCCGACGTATGGACCGTTTCGGCGTATTGATGCTGCCTGTGGTAATGCTGGTCGGGTCGAACCTTTTCATGACATATGCTTGGTACGGGCATTTGAAAGACCTGGCCGGGCGGCCTCTGATGGTCGCCATCGCCGTCAGTTGGGGCGTGGCGCTGCTGGAATATTGCCTGCAGGTGCCGGCCAACCGGTGGGGCTTCCAGCACTATACGCTGGGGCAGCTCAAGGTGATCCAGGAGGTCGTGACGATGGTGGTCTTCGCGGGCTTCTGCACGTTCTACATGAAGGAGCCGCTCAAGCTGGACTTCCTCTGGGCGAGCCTGTGCCTGGTCGGCGCGGCGTTCTTCATGTTCCGCGGCTTCAACCCTACTGGCTAACCCGTAAACTGCATGAACCGCAGAGATCGCAGAGTACGCAGAGAAGCCAAATGGCTCAAAACTAGACCATCTAACGTCGCCGTCGACGTTAATACGAAAAAACAGACTGTCCATGCGGCCCGCTTTCGTATTGTTCTGTAAGGTCTTTTCGCTCAAAACACCTCTGCGGCCTCTGCGATCTCCGCGGTGAAATATCCGGGCTAAGGCGATGACGATCACTGACGCCGATACCGCTGAGGATCCCGGCGCTGCCTACTACGAACCTCGGCCCAGCGGGCGGTGGACGATCGCCAGGGGCAGCTTGCGGCGCAGGAAGCGTTTGAGGCGGTGTTTGAGCCCCAGCGGACGGAGCACCGCGCCGACGAGGTCGGTGGCGCCTTCGGTCGCGCGGTGCAGCCAGATGGTGAAGTAGTTGCCCGCGCGGCGCCGCAGGAAGTAAATGTCACCGCACAACTGGCTGGTGCTGGCGAAGAGTTCCTTGTGCGCCCCCTCGCCTTTCTCGAAGTCGAAGAAGCGGTACTTCTTCTGGCCGAAGAGGTACTCCATCACCTGGTACTGGAGCACCGTGCCCGGCGAAAACTCCGCGTACGCCGGATCGTAGCCCAGGCTGTCGTACTGGAGCGCTCCGTCGCGACAGGGGCAATACAGGTACGCGATGGGCTTATCGTCGCAGAACAGCAAGAACGCCCGCACCTCGTCTTTGGCTGCCAGCTCGGCCGCTCGGGCGCGGAAAGCCTCATCCGTCCTGACGCCCAGGTCCAGCAGACGCTGCTGGTACGTCTTGGGCGCCAGCCGCCCGGCCTGGGTGAGGAACTCGTCGATATCCTCGGGCGTGGCGTAGGCCTTCCAGTGCAGTTGCCCGCCGGATCGCTGGGCCATCTTCTTGCACTTGCGTCGCAGGGTCTGGCGGGTCTTGGAAGAAAAGTTGGCCTGGAGGTAATCGGCGAATGTGCCCCGAAGGTCGGTATAGCAGTGGCGGTAGTGCCGCGCGACGTAGCGGATCCACTGCCCGCTGACGCTGATGCGCTTCAGCGGACGCGCCAGCGGATAGGACGAGAGCAGCAAGCCGGCGCCCTCGGGAACGGGCATCGTGGGCTCGTTCGGCTCGGGCGCCGCATCGCAGCCGAGGGGGAAGAACTCTGCCGCCAGCACCGGCAACTTGCGCCGGCGCACGACGATCTCGCCCAGGCATATCTTCAGCAGCGAGTCTTTTACCCTCAGGCGACAAGGTTGCGGCGCGATGGTCTGCGTACTCATGGCTTCCCCTGCAGCGTCTATCTTGGCCTCTTCGATACATGCGTTTGTTTAGTATAGGACGCCTGGCGGCTGTCTTTCAGGAGCGGCGGGCGATTATCCGGTAGCGAGGCGGCGCATGAGCCGCTTGATCCCCTGCCTGACGCCCAGGCGCCCGGCGACCCGGGCGGCCGCATCGCTGAGGGCGTCCGAGCCAATATGCGTCCAGGTCAGCAGGTGGTTCCTGATCCACGGGCGCAGCAGATACACGTCGGCGCACAACTGCGTGTGCGTGGCGAAGAACAGCTTATGCTGCCCTTCGCCGGGGCCGAAGTCCAGCGTGCCGCCGCGGCCTTCGGCGAAGAGAGCATCCAGCGCGTGATAGTGCAGCAGCGTGCCCGGGGAAAGCCGCGCGAAGCATTGATCGTACCCCACTCCGTCGTAGAGCCACATGCCGTCCTGCCAGCGGCAGAAGAGATAGGCGATAACCTGCCCGTCGCAGCGCAGCAGATAGCCGCGGGCCTGGTCCTGGCCGGCCAGGTCAAGCACCCACTGGCGATACTCGGGCGTATCGGGCAGGGCATTTTTGAACAGGGTGTGCTGGTAGGTGCGTTTGGCCAGCGCCGGCGCCACGTCCATGAAATGAGTCATCTCCTCCGGCGTGCGGCAGACGACCAGGCCCAGTTCACCGCCGTTGCGCTCCGCCAACACCCGGGTGCGCCGCCGCAGATCCCGGCGGATCTTGGGCGAAAATCGCCGCTCCAGGTACTCCTGGAACGTCCCTTCGAGGCTGACGCTGCAGTGGCGATAGTGCCTCGGGACGTACCGGATCCAGTGCTTCTGCCAGGTCATCCGCTCCAGCGGGCGCTCGACCGGGAACCCGCCCAGCATGACCCCGGCCGCCTCGGGCGGCACGTTCGCCCACAGGGCCTCGGGGTCGACCGACCGCCCGAACGTCCGAGGCGTGAATCGCCCCGCCATCACCTTGATGCGCTTGCGGAACAGCACCGCCTCGCCGATGGCGAACTTGAACGTCGAGGTCTTGAACCGCAGGCCCAGGTCTTGACTGTCCAGCGCGGTCGCGTCTTGTGCTGTGGTGGTCACGGCCGGCTCTTTCAAATCAAACTGACGACCTGCCCAACCTGGCGCAGGGCCAAGTCTTTCCACGTCGTTTTCGGCCACACGTCCGGACCGCTGGCAGCGTACTCGACCCAGCCGGGCGAGGCGGCGCAGTCGCAAACCCGCTCGGTGTTCAGGTCGCCGCGACGGCGGTCGAGCAGGCGGCACAGGGTCTCCAATCTGCGGTGGACCACCCTGTCGGGCCGGACGCCTTCCCATCGCCCCACGCGGTTCTTGAGCAGGCCGAACGAGTGCAGCACGACCGTCGCCACGCGGGCGCCGCCGGCGACCAGTTGCTCCAGGGCCGACTCCATCTCCTCGCCGCTGACGCAATTGACCTCGAGGGGGCGATACCCGCAGCCCGGAAGGCTTCTGCCGATGATCTGCGTGACGGGAAACTCCGTCACCGATCCCAGGCGGTACGGGCCGTTGATCCTGACGGCATGCGAACTGGCGCTGCCTGCGCAACCGAGATTGGCACTGAAATCAAGCTGGATGCCCGCCTGGGCCAAGGCTGCGGCACTGCTGTCACCCAGGGCAAAGCAACCGGCCCGGAATGCCGCCGGTCGCCGCCCGGTGCAGGCCTTCAGCACGTCGCAGCCTTCGATGATCATCTGCGTCTGCTCGTTTGCCTCATAGCGAGGCAGGCGGTCTGTCATGCTCGCCGGGCGCCGAGTGGCGCCGCGGCTGCGCAGCAGCGCATACTGCCGTGCGCCGGGATGCAGGTGCATCTGCACGTCGTGCCCGCGGGAGAGTATCTCCTGGCACAGTTCCTGGAAGAGCCCCCGCCCGAAGAGGGCGTCCATCGCGGTATCGACAAAGAACACGCCGGGCAGGCCATGGTCCTCCAGGATCTCCATGATGGCCCGCACGCCGTATTCGCGCCCGGATCGGCGGCAATACACGCAGGTTTCCATGTCCAGGGGCTTCAGGGCCGGGTTGGCCCATGCACCCCCCATTGACACTTCCGTATCTATCGTGACAAAGACAGTCGTCGCCATCGGGCTGCTCCCCCTCTTAGAATTGCAGTAAAGGCCTTCCCCCGCCGGCCTCTGCAGGACTATATGCCCGCTGGACGTTGGTTTCCGGACTATTTTTCAGGATCGTCCCGCCAGACAGTGCTGCACGAGCCGCCGCCCGGCCAGGCGAAACGCCTCCCGCTGAAGCAGAACGTCGCGAGTGGGAATCGCGATAGCCTCAACGACGTGGAACCCGCAACCGGAAAGGGCCTGGCTGAACGGGTCCAGAATGCTGCTGGCGCTGCCGCCG encodes:
- a CDS encoding GNAT family N-acetyltransferase yields the protein MTTTAQDATALDSQDLGLRFKTSTFKFAIGEAVLFRKRIKVMAGRFTPRTFGRSVDPEALWANVPPEAAGVMLGGFPVERPLERMTWQKHWIRYVPRHYRHCSVSLEGTFQEYLERRFSPKIRRDLRRRTRVLAERNGGELGLVVCRTPEEMTHFMDVAPALAKRTYQHTLFKNALPDTPEYRQWVLDLAGQDQARGYLLRCDGQVIAYLFCRWQDGMWLYDGVGYDQCFARLSPGTLLHYHALDALFAEGRGGTLDFGPGEGQHKLFFATHTQLCADVYLLRPWIRNHLLTWTHIGSDALSDAAARVAGRLGVRQGIKRLMRRLATG
- a CDS encoding GNAT family N-acetyltransferase, which codes for MSTQTIAPQPCRLRVKDSLLKICLGEIVVRRRKLPVLAAEFFPLGCDAAPEPNEPTMPVPEGAGLLLSSYPLARPLKRISVSGQWIRYVARHYRHCYTDLRGTFADYLQANFSSKTRQTLRRKCKKMAQRSGGQLHWKAYATPEDIDEFLTQAGRLAPKTYQQRLLDLGVRTDEAFRARAAELAAKDEVRAFLLFCDDKPIAYLYCPCRDGALQYDSLGYDPAYAEFSPGTVLQYQVMEYLFGQKKYRFFDFEKGEGAHKELFASTSQLCGDIYFLRRRAGNYFTIWLHRATEGATDLVGAVLRPLGLKHRLKRFLRRKLPLAIVHRPLGRGS
- a CDS encoding polysaccharide deacetylase family protein: MGGAWANPALKPLDMETCVYCRRSGREYGVRAIMEILEDHGLPGVFFVDTAMDALFGRGLFQELCQEILSRGHDVQMHLHPGARQYALLRSRGATRRPASMTDRLPRYEANEQTQMIIEGCDVLKACTGRRPAAFRAGCFALGDSSAAALAQAGIQLDFSANLGCAGSASSHAVRINGPYRLGSVTEFPVTQIIGRSLPGCGYRPLEVNCVSGEEMESALEQLVAGGARVATVVLHSFGLLKNRVGRWEGVRPDRVVHRRLETLCRLLDRRRGDLNTERVCDCAASPGWVEYAASGPDVWPKTTWKDLALRQVGQVVSLI
- a CDS encoding DMT family protein, whose protein sequence is MDRFGVLMLPVVMLVGSNLFMTYAWYGHLKDLAGRPLMVAIAVSWGVALLEYCLQVPANRWGFQHYTLGQLKVIQEVVTMVVFAGFCTFYMKEPLKLDFLWASLCLVGAAFFMFRGFNPTG
- the tilS gene encoding tRNA lysidine(34) synthetase TilS, translated to MPPKDAPGQPDLFEAAVDAYIDAHGLLTPEASVVVAVSGGADSIALLAALRGLSSSPRRNYRLTVAHLNHGLRPQAADEEKFVADLARQWNLPVIRQRVDASAHAQATGQSIETAARSLRYEFFARAADEAHAHVVAVAHHADDNVETVLQRIVRGSHLRGLAGIGPMRKMPGGPTIVRPLLERRRKEIEDYCTRKGLAWCTDESNANTELTRNFIRHELLPLLRTRLNPQADEAILRLAAEAAKTEQYLASRARRALDAAMWTREPNLVVLERLPLSKRSRLIQQYALRIALEDAGVPMQTVTAEHINDLVETLLGHGSAVISLPGQFTARRENDSFIIQHRPDEPPQPPPAVALACPGTTALADGREITCSIEPMDPVSFEIHCHDARPGVELLDAGKVRGRLICRPRRSGDSFRPLGCEGSQSVSDFLTNIKALPAAREGQICICDDEGIVALAGFRIDQRVSIGDDTRQVLRIEVLRP